One Mucilaginibacter ginkgonis genomic region harbors:
- a CDS encoding proline iminopeptidase-family hydrolase, which yields MRTSLVKAILLSASLGFYSCKPTASNAGCQPSIEYFKDTTTGVKTGGVQMVRISTPKGNFNIWTKRIGNNPKMKLLLLNGGPGATHEYFECMESFLPAEGIEILYYDQLGCGNSDNPRDTSMWSLPRYVEEVEQVRQALHLDKDNFYLLGHSWGGILAMEYAQKYQQHLKGLIISNMMMDVPAYGKYAEEVLAPQFDPKVLARIRDIEARKDFKNPEYMALLMPNFYAKHICRIPLDKWPEPINRSMGKLNESLYVTMQGPSEFGVSGKLTNWSRMADLPKITVPTLSIGAQYDTMDPKHMEKVAQLVQNGTYLYCPNGSHMSMYDDQQTYMTGLMKFIKGVDAGEKKVKM from the coding sequence ATGAGAACAAGTTTAGTAAAGGCAATTCTATTATCAGCATCATTAGGGTTTTACAGTTGCAAGCCAACTGCAAGCAACGCAGGCTGCCAACCGTCCATTGAATATTTTAAAGACACTACGACCGGAGTAAAGACCGGAGGCGTTCAAATGGTAAGGATTAGTACACCCAAAGGAAACTTCAATATCTGGACAAAGCGCATTGGTAACAACCCGAAGATGAAATTGCTGCTGCTTAATGGCGGACCGGGCGCCACGCATGAGTATTTTGAATGCATGGAAAGTTTTTTGCCTGCCGAGGGTATCGAGATACTTTATTATGACCAATTGGGTTGCGGTAATTCTGACAACCCGCGCGATACTTCTATGTGGAGTTTGCCGCGCTACGTTGAAGAGGTGGAGCAGGTGCGCCAGGCCTTGCACTTAGATAAAGATAATTTTTACCTGCTGGGGCATTCGTGGGGTGGTATACTGGCCATGGAGTACGCGCAAAAATACCAGCAGCATTTAAAGGGGCTTATTATTTCTAATATGATGATGGATGTGCCTGCCTATGGCAAGTATGCCGAAGAAGTTTTAGCGCCCCAGTTTGATCCTAAAGTGCTTGCCAGGATAAGGGACATTGAAGCGCGTAAGGATTTTAAAAATCCGGAGTACATGGCTTTATTGATGCCTAACTTTTACGCCAAACATATTTGCCGTATACCGCTGGACAAATGGCCCGAGCCGATAAACCGCTCTATGGGCAAATTAAATGAATCCCTGTATGTAACCATGCAGGGGCCAAGTGAATTTGGCGTGTCCGGCAAATTGACCAACTGGAGCCGTATGGCAGACTTGCCAAAAATCACTGTGCCCACGTTAAGCATCGGCGCGCAGTATGATACCATGGACCCAAAACATATGGAAAAGGTAGCGCAACTGGTGCAGAACGGCACTTACCTGTATTGCCCCAATGGCAGCCACATGAGTATGTATGATGACCAGCAAACTTATATGACCGGGCTTATGAAATTCATTAAAGGTGTTGACGCGGGTGAAAAGAAGGTGAAGATGTAA
- the pyk gene encoding pyruvate kinase — MKLSYNRTKIVATMGPASGKKDVLLAMIKAGVNVCRLNFSHGKPEDHQKVIDTIREINEQYKLNIGILADLQGPKIRIGLVKDGGIHLVNGKTIKITTKECVGDDEQIYITYETFPQDVHAGETILLDDGKLQLRVVETNRRDTVICEVLHGGILTSRKGVNLPNTKVSIPSLTEEDLVNLEQALANDVEWIGLSFVRNAEDIVQLKRVISQRGKTARVIAKIEKPEAIENIDAIIAATDGVMVARGDLGVEMPLEEVPLLQKMIARKCRAASKPVIVATQMLESMITTPRPTRAEVNDVANSVLDGADAVMLSGETSVGDFPVIVIETMAKIVHNVEERGYPYYSNKESNNDPSSASYLSDALCGSAVYLAEHTEAVGIVTMTTSGYTAFEISSHRPKAPTYIFTSSKSLLNTLSLIWGVRAYYYDGYESTDQTIADVNNVLKRENLVESGDVVINTASVPIADKGKTNMLKFTVIA, encoded by the coding sequence ATGAAATTATCTTATAACAGAACTAAAATAGTGGCCACCATGGGCCCTGCATCCGGTAAAAAAGATGTATTGCTGGCCATGATCAAGGCAGGTGTTAATGTATGCAGGCTTAACTTTTCGCATGGTAAGCCGGAGGATCATCAGAAGGTGATAGATACCATCCGCGAGATCAACGAACAATATAAACTCAATATTGGTATCCTTGCCGATTTGCAGGGGCCAAAGATCCGCATAGGTTTAGTTAAAGATGGCGGTATCCATTTAGTTAATGGCAAGACCATCAAGATAACTACCAAAGAATGCGTTGGCGATGACGAGCAGATCTACATAACCTACGAAACCTTTCCGCAGGATGTACATGCGGGCGAGACCATTTTGCTTGACGACGGTAAACTGCAATTACGCGTTGTAGAAACCAACCGCAGGGACACTGTTATTTGCGAAGTGCTGCATGGCGGTATTCTTACATCTCGTAAAGGCGTTAATCTGCCAAATACCAAAGTGTCTATCCCTAGTTTAACTGAAGAAGACCTGGTAAACCTGGAGCAGGCCCTGGCTAACGATGTAGAATGGATAGGCCTTTCATTCGTGCGTAACGCGGAAGACATTGTACAGTTAAAACGTGTTATAAGCCAGCGCGGTAAAACAGCACGTGTTATTGCCAAAATAGAAAAGCCTGAAGCTATTGAGAATATCGATGCCATTATTGCCGCTACAGACGGTGTAATGGTTGCCCGTGGCGACCTGGGTGTAGAAATGCCACTGGAAGAAGTACCATTACTACAAAAAATGATAGCCCGTAAATGCCGCGCGGCTTCTAAGCCGGTTATTGTGGCTACACAAATGCTGGAGAGTATGATCACTACCCCGCGCCCAACCCGCGCCGAAGTCAATGACGTAGCCAACTCCGTTTTAGACGGTGCAGACGCGGTGATGCTTAGCGGCGAAACTTCTGTTGGTGATTTCCCGGTTATTGTTATTGAAACGATGGCCAAGATAGTTCACAATGTAGAGGAGCGTGGCTATCCTTATTACAGCAACAAGGAGAGCAATAACGACCCGTCTTCTGCAAGTTACCTTAGCGACGCCCTTTGCGGTTCTGCAGTTTACCTGGCAGAGCATACCGAAGCGGTGGGCATAGTAACCATGACCACATCCGGTTATACTGCTTTCGAGATATCATCGCACAGGCCTAAAGCACCAACTTATATCTTTACGTCGAGCAAAAGCTTATTGAATACACTTAGCCTTATCTGGGGCGTTCGTGCTTATTATTATGACGGTTATGAAAGCACAGATCAGACCATTGCCGATGTAAACAATGTATTGAAACGCGAAAACCTGGTAGAGTCTGGCGATGTGGTGATCAACACCGCTTCTGTGCCAATTGCAGACAAGGGCAAAACCAATATGCTGAAGTTTACCGTAATAGCGTAA
- a CDS encoding IPExxxVDY family protein, with protein MNKRILKFEIDLDFVLIAITSSLKDYRLCFFINKQLSFNFVRQPDLEVDTRQDNQPGLFSIFHHYWETTETDFYLITNKGSDGLLIPEMREVDYFLMIKNYIDDDELDELINNLNRINDIVAAVKIDPKKIKSRENLLF; from the coding sequence TTGAACAAGCGAATTTTAAAGTTTGAGATCGATCTTGATTTTGTCCTGATCGCCATCACATCGTCTCTAAAAGACTATCGTCTGTGCTTTTTTATCAATAAGCAATTAAGCTTCAATTTTGTTCGGCAGCCCGATCTGGAAGTAGATACGCGGCAGGATAATCAGCCGGGCCTGTTCTCCATTTTTCATCATTACTGGGAAACCACCGAGACTGATTTTTATCTCATTACCAATAAAGGATCGGACGGCTTGCTGATACCCGAAATGCGGGAAGTTGATTATTTTTTAATGATAAAGAACTATATAGACGATGATGAACTGGATGAGCTGATAAATAATTTAAACCGCATAAATGATATAGTCGCGGCTGTAAAGATTGACCCGAAAAAAATAAAATCCCGTGAAAATCTTTTATTTTAG
- a CDS encoding acyl carrier protein, whose amino-acid sequence MSDIASRVKAIIVEKLGVDESEVTPEASFTNDLGADSLDTVELIMEFEKEFNVAIPDDQAETIGTVGQAIAYLEKNVK is encoded by the coding sequence ATGTCTGATATCGCTTCAAGAGTAAAAGCTATTATCGTAGAAAAATTGGGTGTTGACGAAAGTGAAGTAACACCTGAAGCTAGTTTCACCAATGACCTTGGTGCTGACTCTTTAGACACCGTGGAATTGATCATGGAGTTTGAAAAAGAATTTAACGTAGCAATTCCTGACGATCAGGCTGAAACAATTGGTACAGTTGGCCAGGCTATCGCTTACCTTGAAAAAAACGTTAAATAA
- the fabF gene encoding beta-ketoacyl-ACP synthase II — MEFKRVVVTGLGALTPIGNSVQEYWNGLINGVSGAALIKSFDTTNFKTKFACEVKNFDADAFLGRKDARKLDPFVQYALYSTEEAVKDAGLDFDKLDVNRIGVIWGSGIGGLKTFLDEVVNFAKGDGNPRFNPFFIPKMIADIAPGHISIKYGLRGPNFTTVSACASSNNSLIDAFTYLRLGKANMFITGGSEAIINEAGIGGFNAMHALSTRNDDPATASRPFDLDRDGFVAGEGAGTIILEELEHAKARGAKIYAEMMGGGMSADAYHMTAPHPEGLGAALVMKAALEDAGMTSADIDYVNVHGTSTPIGDPQEVKAITEAYGEDVYRVNISSTKSMTGHLLGAAGAVEAIAAILAVKNDMIPPTINHFTDDPAFDPKINFTFNKAQQRVVRAAQSNGFGFGGHNASVIFKKYED; from the coding sequence ATGGAGTTTAAAAGAGTTGTTGTAACCGGGCTTGGCGCACTTACTCCAATTGGTAATTCTGTTCAGGAGTACTGGAACGGGTTGATCAATGGAGTAAGTGGGGCTGCCTTAATTAAGAGTTTTGATACCACCAATTTCAAAACCAAGTTTGCCTGCGAAGTAAAGAACTTTGATGCTGATGCCTTTCTGGGCCGCAAAGACGCACGCAAATTAGATCCCTTTGTGCAGTACGCACTCTATTCTACAGAAGAAGCTGTTAAAGATGCCGGCCTTGATTTTGACAAGCTTGATGTTAACCGCATTGGCGTTATCTGGGGTTCTGGTATAGGTGGTTTAAAAACGTTTTTGGATGAGGTTGTGAACTTTGCCAAAGGCGACGGTAACCCACGCTTTAATCCTTTCTTTATCCCTAAAATGATAGCGGATATAGCTCCCGGCCATATCTCTATAAAATACGGTCTCCGCGGACCAAACTTCACCACCGTTTCTGCATGTGCGTCATCTAATAACTCGCTTATTGACGCATTTACTTACCTGCGTTTAGGTAAGGCTAACATGTTTATTACCGGTGGATCTGAAGCGATCATTAACGAAGCAGGTATAGGCGGTTTTAATGCCATGCATGCACTGTCTACCCGTAATGACGATCCTGCAACAGCATCAAGGCCGTTTGACCTTGACCGCGATGGCTTTGTTGCCGGTGAGGGTGCAGGTACAATCATCCTCGAAGAATTAGAACACGCTAAAGCGCGTGGCGCTAAAATATATGCCGAAATGATGGGCGGTGGTATGAGTGCCGATGCATACCACATGACAGCCCCGCACCCCGAAGGTTTAGGTGCAGCCCTGGTAATGAAAGCTGCCCTCGAAGATGCAGGAATGACCTCGGCTGATATTGATTACGTAAACGTTCACGGCACGTCTACCCCTATCGGCGATCCGCAGGAGGTAAAAGCTATTACCGAAGCATACGGTGAAGATGTTTACCGAGTAAACATCAGCTCAACCAAATCTATGACAGGCCACCTGCTAGGTGCTGCGGGTGCGGTTGAAGCCATTGCTGCTATCCTGGCTGTTAAGAATGATATGATACCGCCTACTATCAACCACTTTACAGACGATCCTGCCTTCGATCCAAAGATCAACTTTACTTTTAACAAAGCGCAGCAACGTGTTGTACGCGCCGCTCAAAGCAACGGCTTCGGTTTCGGAGGTCATAATGCTTCTGTTATCTTTAAAAAATACGAAGATTAA
- the rnc gene encoding ribonuclease III, translated as MPVIRFYKLYLSPGRKYVKTLRNLLGFVPGNLSLYRLAFRHKSAAQNVKKGVKNSNERLEFLGDAVLGSVVAEVLFKMYPFKDEGFLTELRSKIVNRANLNQLGRKLGFENLVEYDNRMIGATRQGSLLGDAFEALIGAVYLDKGYDFTKNFLITRIIKPHIDIHTLELTETNFKSKLIEWCQRHGKDVIFEHITNNEGESNKLFTINVNIDGETMGMGKEFSKKYAEKLAAEKACTALGI; from the coding sequence ATGCCTGTAATACGGTTCTATAAGCTCTATCTTTCCCCCGGCAGAAAATACGTTAAAACATTAAGAAACTTACTGGGCTTTGTGCCCGGTAATTTGTCTTTATACCGGCTTGCTTTCCGCCATAAATCTGCAGCGCAAAACGTAAAAAAAGGCGTCAAAAACAGCAACGAACGGCTCGAGTTTTTGGGCGATGCTGTTTTAGGCAGCGTTGTCGCCGAAGTGCTTTTTAAAATGTATCCCTTTAAGGATGAAGGCTTTCTCACCGAGCTTCGTTCTAAGATAGTGAATCGTGCCAATCTTAATCAACTGGGCCGCAAACTCGGGTTCGAGAATTTGGTAGAGTATGATAACCGGATGATCGGCGCAACCCGCCAGGGATCTTTGTTAGGTGACGCTTTTGAAGCCTTGATTGGTGCCGTGTATCTTGATAAAGGTTACGATTTTACGAAAAACTTTCTGATCACCCGCATTATCAAGCCGCATATAGACATTCACACGCTTGAGCTGACTGAAACCAATTTCAAAAGCAAACTTATTGAGTGGTGCCAGCGCCATGGCAAAGATGTCATATTTGAACACATTACTAATAACGAAGGCGAAAGCAATAAACTCTTTACCATCAATGTAAATATAGACGGTGAGACGATGGGCATGGGTAAAGAATTCAGTAAAAAGTACGCTGAAAAGCTTGCTGCAGAAAAAGCCTGCACTGCCTTAGGGATTTGA
- a CDS encoding YicC/YloC family endoribonuclease: MIKSMTGYGIATTDSGSTKYTVEIKSLNSKFLELSLRLPKAFSDKEFQLRTDCNKQIERGKVNLSITIEQADTQTRAAGIDTVLLQHYYKQLKQVADELNEPGGNLLQLALGLPEVVKFDEETLSDEQWKLTEKTFKQAMANFQQFRDDEGRVLENELKGRVALITQNLESVVLEEPKRLAVIRERLENFLSETVGAENIDNNRLEQELIYYIDKLDVTEEKVRLKSHCDYFLETLKSDDANGKKLGFISQEIGREINTLGSKANDAAIQKLVVGMKEELEKIKEQLLNVL, translated from the coding sequence ATGATAAAGTCTATGACGGGGTATGGCATAGCCACCACCGACTCCGGCAGCACAAAATATACTGTAGAAATTAAATCCCTCAACAGTAAATTTCTCGAACTTTCATTGCGCCTGCCCAAAGCTTTTTCTGATAAGGAATTTCAATTACGTACCGATTGTAACAAGCAAATAGAGCGTGGCAAGGTTAACCTGAGCATTACAATTGAACAAGCCGATACACAAACCAGAGCTGCAGGCATCGATACCGTTCTATTACAGCACTACTACAAACAGTTAAAACAAGTTGCAGACGAACTTAACGAGCCAGGCGGAAACCTGCTACAGTTGGCATTAGGCTTACCTGAGGTTGTAAAGTTTGACGAAGAGACTTTATCTGACGAACAATGGAAGTTGACAGAGAAGACCTTTAAGCAGGCAATGGCAAACTTTCAGCAGTTTAGGGATGACGAGGGCCGCGTGCTTGAAAATGAATTGAAAGGGCGTGTTGCATTGATCACCCAGAATTTAGAAAGTGTGGTTTTAGAAGAACCAAAGCGTCTGGCGGTAATTCGCGAACGGTTAGAAAACTTTCTATCCGAAACTGTTGGTGCCGAAAATATTGACAATAACCGCCTTGAACAGGAACTTATCTATTACATAGACAAATTAGATGTTACCGAAGAAAAGGTACGCCTGAAAAGCCATTGCGACTACTTTTTAGAAACCCTGAAGAGCGACGACGCAAATGGTAAAAAACTAGGCTTTATTTCGCAAGAGATTGGCCGTGAAATAAATACGCTGGGTTCTAAAGCAAATGACGCTGCTATCCAAAAACTGGTAGTAGGCATGAAAGAAGAACTTGAAAAGATAAAAGAACAACTGTTAAATGTATTATAG
- the gmk gene encoding guanylate kinase yields the protein MDGKLVIFSAPSGAGKTTIVHHLLSKIPSLEFSISATTREPRGDEVAGKDYYFISKEEFLHRIAKKQFVEFEEVYSGTFYGTLREEIERIWTNGKVVIFDIDVEGGLHLKRKYGAQALAIFVQPPSLEVLKQRLSGRGTDSPQKLQERFDKAEKELNYAPRFDIILKNDDLKVACRQAEELVSNFLTR from the coding sequence ATGGACGGCAAGCTGGTGATATTTTCTGCCCCATCGGGCGCTGGTAAAACAACCATAGTGCATCACCTGCTATCTAAAATTCCGTCTCTTGAATTTTCGATTTCAGCAACCACACGCGAGCCGCGCGGTGATGAGGTTGCCGGTAAAGATTACTACTTCATCAGCAAAGAAGAGTTTTTGCACCGCATTGCCAAAAAGCAATTCGTCGAATTTGAAGAAGTTTATTCCGGAACATTTTACGGCACTTTGCGCGAAGAGATAGAGCGTATCTGGACAAACGGCAAAGTGGTGATCTTTGATATTGACGTAGAAGGCGGCCTGCACCTGAAACGAAAATATGGTGCCCAGGCGCTTGCTATCTTCGTCCAGCCGCCGTCTCTTGAAGTACTTAAGCAACGTTTGTCAGGCCGTGGCACAGACAGTCCTCAAAAGCTGCAGGAACGCTTTGACAAAGCAGAGAAAGAATTAAACTATGCGCCGCGATTTGATATTATTCTTAAGAATGACGACCTTAAAGTCGCTTGCCGGCAAGCAGAAGAATTGGTTTCCAACTTCTTAACCAGATAG
- the nadD gene encoding nicotinate (nicotinamide) nucleotide adenylyltransferase, with protein sequence MKIGLLFGSFNPIHIGHLIIANYMANHTELDKVWLVVSPQNPLKKYGDLINTYDRLEMARLATDHAQNIEVNDIELKMPQPSYTIDTLTALQEKYPQHEFALIMGSDNLGTLHKWKNYRLILRDYRIFVYPRPGYENADLAAHPSVTITMTPQMELSATFIRKSIAEKKNVQFFVPDPVLKFIESKSLYK encoded by the coding sequence ATGAAAATAGGCCTACTCTTTGGTTCATTTAATCCTATACATATTGGTCATTTAATTATTGCAAATTACATGGCCAATCATACCGAACTGGATAAAGTGTGGCTGGTAGTTTCCCCTCAAAATCCACTAAAAAAGTACGGCGACTTGATTAATACCTATGACCGGTTAGAAATGGCCCGCCTTGCAACCGACCATGCACAAAATATTGAGGTTAACGATATCGAGCTTAAAATGCCTCAGCCCTCATACACCATTGATACGCTAACGGCATTACAGGAAAAGTATCCTCAGCATGAGTTCGCGCTTATTATGGGATCTGACAATTTAGGCACGTTGCACAAATGGAAAAATTACCGGTTGATACTGCGCGACTACCGGATATTTGTTTATCCCCGCCCGGGATATGAAAATGCCGACCTGGCCGCTCACCCATCGGTGACAATTACTATGACCCCGCAGATGGAACTGTCTGCAACATTTATACGCAAATCAATTGCGGAGAAAAAGAATGTGCAATTCTTTGTTCCCGACCCCGTTTTAAAATTTATAGAAAGCAAAAGTTTGTATAAATAG
- a CDS encoding type II toxin-antitoxin system RelE/ParE family toxin, whose translation MKIKYSKESKLDLKEISDFISNGSRKYARIELENIHAFIAKLKDALLIGKPFIGFQAKKVRTAIFKNYLIFYEIISREVIQILTIHHHARSLSRNPALGDEE comes from the coding sequence TTGAAGATTAAGTATTCTAAAGAATCGAAACTCGATTTAAAAGAAATTTCAGATTTTATAAGTAACGGTTCGCGAAAGTATGCACGTATAGAACTTGAGAATATTCATGCTTTTATCGCAAAACTTAAAGACGCGCTTTTAATTGGGAAACCATTTATTGGGTTCCAAGCGAAGAAAGTTCGCACCGCCATTTTCAAAAATTATCTCATTTTCTATGAGATAATTTCCCGGGAAGTTATCCAAATCCTAACCATTCATCACCACGCCCGCTCACTTTCCCGAAACCCTGCACTTGGTGATGAGGAGTAA
- a CDS encoding peptidylprolyl isomerase: protein MKKFILLSFLLLATVSGFAKAPKNQYVRIKTTYGEVIIRLYNQTPKHRDNFVKLAKQGFYNGTLFHRVIQNFMIQGGDPDSKTAKPGQELGNGDVGYTVPAEFNDSLFHKRGVLAAARDDNPAKASSGCQFYITEGKRFTDGKLDTLENTRMKGRKVPAWQREWYKSVGGVPHLDQNYTVYGEVVSGIDMVDRIAAVKKDAKDRPLEDVSMTVELLTNKECRQMDKLLNIE from the coding sequence ATGAAGAAATTTATACTGCTAAGTTTTTTACTCCTTGCCACAGTAAGCGGGTTTGCCAAAGCGCCCAAAAACCAGTATGTACGTATCAAAACAACATACGGCGAAGTGATCATCAGGCTGTACAATCAGACGCCGAAGCACCGTGATAACTTCGTTAAACTTGCTAAGCAAGGTTTTTATAACGGCACACTTTTTCATAGGGTTATTCAAAATTTTATGATCCAGGGCGGCGACCCTGATTCGAAAACTGCTAAACCCGGTCAGGAATTAGGTAATGGAGATGTTGGTTATACTGTACCTGCCGAATTTAATGACAGCTTGTTTCATAAGCGAGGCGTATTGGCTGCAGCCCGCGACGATAACCCTGCCAAGGCATCAAGCGGCTGCCAGTTTTATATTACAGAAGGTAAAAGGTTTACCGATGGTAAATTAGACACCCTTGAAAATACGCGAATGAAAGGCCGCAAAGTCCCGGCGTGGCAGCGCGAGTGGTATAAGTCGGTAGGCGGCGTGCCCCACCTTGATCAGAATTACACCGTTTACGGCGAAGTAGTTTCTGGTATTGATATGGTAGACCGTATCGCTGCGGTTAAAAAAGACGCTAAGGACCGCCCATTGGAAGATGTGTCGATGACTGTTGAGCTGCTAACCAACAAAGAATGTAGGCAGATGGACAAGCTTTTAAATATCGAATAA
- a CDS encoding exodeoxyribonuclease III, whose product MRIITYNVNGIRSAINKNWLAWLQAADPDVICLQEIKATPDVMTDLHLVEALGYEHYWYPAEKKGYSGTAIFTKHTPKHVEYGCGISDYDREGRNIRVDFDDLSVMSVYFPSGSSGEHRQDFKFRFLNEFGQYLDGVKTACPKLVVSGDYNICHQAIDIHNPKSNANSSGFLPAERDWVTQFLESGFVDTFRHVNPEPHNYTWWSFRANARAKNLGWRIDYNMATAPLAEKIKRAAILPEARHSDHCPVLLELDV is encoded by the coding sequence ATGAGGATCATCACTTATAACGTAAATGGTATCCGCTCGGCTATTAACAAAAACTGGCTGGCCTGGCTGCAGGCCGCTGATCCGGATGTGATCTGTTTGCAGGAAATTAAGGCCACGCCAGATGTGATGACCGACTTGCATCTAGTGGAGGCGTTGGGCTATGAGCATTATTGGTATCCTGCGGAAAAGAAAGGTTACAGCGGTACGGCCATCTTTACTAAACATACGCCTAAGCATGTTGAGTATGGTTGCGGTATAAGTGATTATGACCGCGAGGGGCGTAATATCAGAGTCGACTTCGATGATCTGTCTGTAATGAGCGTTTACTTTCCGTCAGGATCAAGCGGCGAACACCGGCAAGATTTTAAGTTCCGTTTCTTGAACGAATTTGGGCAATATCTGGATGGAGTAAAAACAGCTTGCCCCAAACTGGTAGTATCCGGCGACTATAACATTTGCCATCAGGCAATAGACATACACAACCCAAAGTCGAACGCTAATTCGTCCGGGTTTTTGCCCGCAGAACGGGACTGGGTCACACAGTTCTTAGAAAGCGGCTTTGTAGATACATTTCGCCATGTAAACCCAGAGCCACATAATTATACCTGGTGGAGCTTTCGTGCAAACGCAAGGGCTAAAAACCTGGGCTGGCGCATCGATTATAATATGGCGACAGCCCCTTTAGCTGAAAAGATCAAGCGCGCTGCCATACTGCCCGAAGCCCGCCACTCTGATCATTGCCCGGTGTTACTGGAGTTGGATGTGTAA